CACATTGCTTAGTGGCGCTGTATCAGTGTGTTTGGCAGACGAATGACACACAAACCTTGGATGGTCCATAATTACAATGTTACAATATGTAACAAAACATATGAAACCAAGTATAACCTCAAATAAAGGTACATATCAAACAAGCTAGAACTGTTCTAGAGGCTTCCTAACAAATACATGACATGACTTATGTGTAAAATTACACTATTGCTGCATAAACCCCAAATTTTGTTATATCTAACTATAGTCCAAGGGCATTTGTGTTCATAGCTTTAACCTCAGGTAATTTTTAGTGCCCAGTATGCAAATGATGGCACCATTGAGAAGGTGCCATCATACCTACCGCTGTGGTTGTGTAAATACTGCTGTGTGTAAGAGTGGTGGCAGATATCATGGTACTATTGCAATTGTAATTTGTCATTTGTATACAGGGTGCAAAATTGTCTAGGGCTTAAAGGTCTGGGCATCAGCCTATGTTTCTTCTGCCAATTCATGGAGCTGGATGGCTCCCTTTCACTACTGCACTTTTTCCTTATCTATATGAATGTTGCCTTTGTCCCTCACCCAATGTTAGTACAGTGTGGCTTTCTACCCTTCTTCTGCCGTACATACTCTGTCAGGTACAGTACATATGAGGCATATAAAGATATAAGAACCCAAGTACTTGACTCATGTGTACAAGCTagtagatacagataaaacagtaCATAAACAGTGCTATATCATGTAATATCCACAATATGATGTGAATTTAAGGAATGACAGCTTGGCATTATCTTGCAGAATCAATTAAACCAAACAATAACATAACCTATAAGCTATACTCTAGTTAGTTGTTAACTCATTCCACCATTTCTTACAGGATCTCTTAAAATCTAATGTAGCGGGTGTGAATATATTATCTAGCAGAATCATAATATTTACCAACCTATTATTATGCTTGAATAAACAAATGTTAATAAACCATCTTCTACGTATTACTTGTGAAATAGCATACCACCATTCAGAGGGTTGTTCTTGGAAACAATAGTCTGTCATTACCTATATTGATATAGATATTTTCTGTACAATACATTTATATGTAGTCAACATGTCATAAGAATTCATCTTTACTATAGAAGTTATTTAATAAGTTTAGTTCAACCGGTTAGAAAACATGCTGATCCTATTCAGGTTCTCACAGTAGAGTTTGTTACAATATAAAAACCTACAGCCTACTACAAGGATCAAACTTCAGATATGAGAACACAAGACAACTAAAGCTGCTTCATATAGAAAGCAAACTTTCTGTTAAAACAAATGGTAGTTTGCCATGGAAACTTATTTAAAAAGGAAGTTAGAAAAGAATTAAGTATGTACTGCTGGATTCTTAAGGTCCTGCATATAATCCAATATTGCTGCCTGTGTACCTGAGATTTCCTAAATTGATGGGAAATTGCATCCAAATTGTAGCCTATACTATATTACAAAGTTCCAGCATAAGCCCGAACTTGTCCTAGAGAACccctttattttatttgccttgacaAAGCTGGACTTGCACCGTTTCTAATGCAGTCAAAAAAGAGATttaagtctttcctttatactTTACTCTTTTGTATCTGCTACTAGctttgataaaaaataataaaataaaaaaagaaattaaccAAAAACCAGTACCAGGACTGACTATTCTTGGTTTTGACAATCATAGTAAAACATACTGAAATATCTTACCAAATGTACACTCCCCATCATGGACCTTGTGGACAGAACCTTTGCCTTGGctttgtgtcctccagctgtgcaGGCGTAGGGCACACACGCTTGAATGGGTCCTTCCATCAGAACCACACACAGCACCTTCCTCTTCACACAAGCAGAATCCTGTTCCATCAGAAAAAGAGGATGATCCACTTCCATAACTGGACCGACTTACACAAACCATGCCAGGAGCACAACGGGCTCTGGTCTCATCTCGCCCACCACATTCTTCTCCTTCTATGCTGAGGCACCGGTCGCAGCAGTCACAATCATCTTTGGTGAGCAGCTCTGGAGCTGCACAGGTAACAGGTCTGCAGGTGTCCCTGACACAAGGACCACAGCCAGTTGCACCTACATCATGTATCTGGTACAAAAATAAAgatattggtaaaaaaaacaagAGGTGCTGCATGTCTCTAGTACCTTACTACTGACTTTGTGCTTACTGACTGGCTGTGACTGTTATCCCAAACAAAGTGTGAGTGCTAATGGGCTCTGACAGTAACACCATGGACAGCTGGGGCTTAGAAGCCACTCCCCTGGATCACCAATGTGCCAAAGAAGTTTAGAAAAGGACAGTTCTTTCCATCACTCATTCAGCTCCAGATAAACCCAGCAAATGAGATACATTGATTCTCTAGGAAGAGCTCCTGTGGGTTCTGCTATCCTCCTAGCCCTGTAGCTAAGTGGCTATAATACCACTTTCACTGGAAGCTACTCGTGAGAAAGAAAGCCCCTTCCAAGCTCATTGGTTTCATTGAATAGCAGCAGAGAGAGGACAATAGAGCTTACAAAGGATGTGGAGCCACAACAGAGTGCTGCTTTGGAGGAATAGGATCAGACAATATCCAGTAAAAAACAACTTCCTAAATATAAATAATTGCTATCATATATGCAATAAGATATATATTGAGAAATATGTATGTCTAAGATATCAATATTTATTATGTAAAGCTTGCCACCtaaatctttttttctctctttcctaTCAGACTTGATAACccggaaatgtatgaataaaattATTATATTGCATAAAGGACGAAGACTAGTAGACTGTTTTATTTGATTATCAAATTCTTTTGTAATCCAAAATAAAATGGAGGCTTTTACCCTCTATCTAAAGAGGCAGAATAGCTTGCTGGAGCCTCCTTTGCCACACATATACTTTGATTTTGTATGTTTAACCCgtccaggacacagggcatacaggtactccctggcatcctggtacttaaggacccagggcatacctgtatgaccTGAATGTTTCCGTTCACCGCTGGTAACCGAGCGGTGAAAGgaacgagatgcctgctgaaatcgttcaggaaGCATCCCGAACCAACACCtaaaaagtgtgtctccagctgttgcataacaactcccagcttgcacagacagccaaaggtcatgctgggagttgtagttgtgcctccagctgttgcataactacaactcccagcatgcccttaggctgtcagtgcatgctgagagtttaagttttgaaacagctgaagggtttgttacctaactcagtgtttcccaaccagtgtgccccaagCTGTTGgattactacaactctcagcttgcacaGTCttactgaatgctgggagttgtagtttcgcaacagctggaggattgcctgccccccatgtgaatgcacaggaTACATAAACTCAGGcgtgggtttacagcgagtttccagcttcaagtatgagctgtggcaaattttccgctgcagctcaaactcccagcggataactcgctgtgaaccctcgcccgtgtgaatgtaccctaaaaatactacactacattgacacaaaataaagagtaaaacactacctaTAAACACATACTTACataataacccccccctccccataaaaatttgtgtttccaaaatggagcctccagctgttgcaaaataaataCTCACAGTATTGCCAAACATGCTaggcgttttgcaacagcttgaggcaccctgtttgggaaacaatgccgtagggtatttttggtggcagAGGCAAGTgtcatgcttgcatccgggtccgcccctatgcaaatccctaatttaggcctcaaatgcacatgacgctctctcactttggagctgtgtcatatttcaaggcaacagtttagggccacatatggggtatttctgtattcgggagaaattgtgttacaaatttttttttctccttttaccccttataaaaaggtaaaatcggggtctacatcagcatgttagtgtaaacaaattacattttttacactaacatgctggtgttgctccatacttttcattttcacaagaggtaaaaagaaaaaaatacccccaaaatttgtaacgcaatttctcctaagtacggaaatacctcatatgtggaggtaaagtgctctgcgggcgcacaaaagGGCTCAGGAGTGACAGTGCAccatgtagatttgaggcctaaattggtgatttgcacaggggtgtctgacataaacacaaatataaaacctcccacatgtgaccccattttggaaactacacccctcatggaacgtaacaaggggtaaagtgagtcttaacacttcacaggtgtttgatgacgaATTTTccttaaatttggacgtgaaaatgaaacattagattttttcactaaaatgctcgtgttaccccaaatttttcattttcacaaggggtaataggaaaaaagacccccaaaatttgtagaaccatttcttctgagtaaggaagtaacccatatgtggatgtaaagtgctctgcgggcgcactacagggctcagaagagaaggagcgccattgggtttttggagagagaatttgactggaattgaatgccatgtgcgtttacaaagcccccatgctgccagaacagtggaccccccgccacatgtgaccccattttggaaactacacccctcactgaatgtaataaggggtacagtgagcatttacatcccacaggtgtcttacagatttttttaaacagtagaccgtgaaaaaaaatatatatatttttcatttagcccactgttccaaagatctgtcaaatgccagtggggtttaattGGTCACTTCACATCttgctacattccttgaggggtgtagtttgtgaaatgaggtcacatgtggggagtctactgttctggcagcatgggggttttgtaaacgcacatagcccctgacttccattccaaccaaattctctctcaaaaagcccagtggcgctccttctcttctgagccctatagtgcgcccgcagagcactttacatccacacatggggtatttacatactcagaagaaatggttttacaaattttggttggctttttctcctattaccccttgtgaaaatgaaaatttggggtaataccagcattttagcgaaaatttgtcaaatacctgtggggtgttaaggcttactgtaccccttgctacattcttttaggggtgtagtttcctaaatagtttgccatgtgttttttattctgtcctggcaccatgggggcttcctaaatgcgacatgccccccaaaaaccatttcagcaaaattcgctctccaaaagctgaatgtcgctccttcccttctgagccctctagtgcatccacagagtgCTTTACATCCatatgtgaggtatttccttactcaaacgaaatggggttacaaaattttggggacattttctcttattaccccttgtgaaaataaaaatttggggtaacaccagcattttagagaaaaaaataaaatttttcattttcacatcaaactttaacgaaagtttgtcaattacctgtagggtgttaaggttcactataccccttgttatgttccttaagtgcacccacagagcactgtacatccacatatgaggtatttccttacttgagagaaattaggttacaaattttggtgggctttttctccttttagcccttgtaaaaattgaaaaaaatgggtctacaagaacatgttaacgtaaaaatgtaagatttaaaattttctccttcacaatactttgaggggtgaagttttcataatggggtatttctaacataaagaccctcaaatgcacttcaaaactgaactggtccctgaaaaattttaattttgaaattttcatgaaaaattggaaaattgttgctaaactttgaagccctctaatgtcttcaaaaagtaaaaaaaaatcaattttatgatgcaaacataaagtagcaatattgtatatgtgaatcaacatataatgtatttggcatgtctattttccttacaagcagagagtttcaaagttagaaaaaagctaaattttcaaatttttcatgaaatttttacattttgccagaaattatgcaagtagcaATGGAAAttgaaaatgtcctcttctgacccctataacttttttttatttttccatataaggggcagtatttttttgcgccataatctgaagtttttatcggtactatttttgttttgaacagactttttgatcactttttattcatttttttatggtataaaaagtgatcaaaaataagctattttcgactattttggaattttttgacgtgtatgccattcaccgtgcggtttaattaacaatatattattggaaaagggaggtgattcaaacctttattagggaaggggttaaatcacattaattaaaaaaaatttacgcctttattttgcaatgttatagcccccataggggactataacatgcaatacactgATCATGTACaccgatcagtgctatgccatagcatagcattgatcagtctttctgccgcttgactgctcctgaatTGATctcggcatggagcagtcattcagcaatcggacagcaaggaggcaggcggtggtcccgaacagcacatctgagctaaccggcaatgtttactttcattttagggattcgtaaagggttaatgcaggatATCAGCTTGATCAGCGATATCCGGCATTAGCTGTGGATCCCGGTTgtttatagcaaccgggacccatcaggtatgatgtgcgctcacctgctgagtgcacatcatacctcgggagccgcaaatGGATGTGAATGTACATCCATTTGTGgtgaggggttaaagtgacagtggtcagatttgtaaaataaaacAGTTCTGGTtgttaaggtcaaaatgagcttggtccttaaggggttaaatagcaacATTAATGTGAATTAATGTATGCTTGGTGTAATACTAAAACATCATGCAGACtctctttttattattaaaggagatatccagcaaaaagtggtaaaaaaaaaaaaaacacctaaataagttatatatataagcTCACCATGACTCCACAAGGCATTTCAGCTGATTTGTTTCAAAATCAGACACCCATTGCCCCCGTAAACAGCCTTTGAAAATCCTGTTGAGTCAGCAAAAAACTCCACACACTGggcttgtttcctgtgtgagctaCAGGGAGGGGCTGCTGTGAGAGTGAGAAGGGAGGCAGGTGTGTTCCCATCCAGCCAATCAGGGACACTCAAACCTGGCACACTGAATCTGTAGGCTCTCTGAGAAGGGAGTGTGCAGTTTGGCTACAGTAGATGCTAGTCATCAGTGTGATAAGATctcctggacttcctgcctggagagAAACAGTGTATGCATCCAAACACAAAAACATTGGGGCTCAACCTCTATATCAGAGTAAATATCAGGTTGAAAAGCAGTATAACCGAATAGCcatgtacaaaacaaaaggagaaaaaaagcgtATATACTAAAATGCAGTGCACACCTATCAGTAACAACAATATTCTgtttaaaatattaatctttattagcagatgatatacaaaaatacatggatACAAAAAGACAGTACAATTAATATCAATTAAAATTGCTCTAACCAGATCAACCTCCTACAAAAACATGGAGGGAAGAATATACCCACCCTGAAGAGTGCACATGTACACATATGGTAGGCAGATAATACTACTCAGTCTGTCTAGAACCCCAACCCCCTGTGTAAACCATATATGTGGCAGAAAAAACAATACCTAGTGTACATAATCAAATTACACAGTAATCAAAGAAAAAGTAATGTTACCCTATACTTCATATACAGGCTGAACTGGCTATGCTACATAAGTATAGCGATGAGTGGAAAATTAAGGCCTCTAtcacactatacattcatccATTTCAAAGATCCGTTATATGttctgttatgaaaaccctgcaaatcggccgttaaacggctgttacaaaatcccattatagtctatgggatttttacattatccgttttaacccgtcatagccttattaataacggacgttattttgtgacgggagaacgtaacaggagaaataatgcatgccctatttcttccgttctttcataataacatccgttattaattaactggctatgacgggttaaaacggataatgtaaaaatcccatagactataatgggattttgtaacggccatatggaattttgtaatggccgtttatTGGCCGATTTTCAGagttttcataatggaacattataacggatctttaaaacaaaTGAATGTATAgtatgaaaggggcctaaaaCATGCAAACCAGTACAGGATACCACAGATTAGACAGATGCAGGTATAAACAGGTCAAAACATGTCCCCACACAGAACCCTACACGTTCCGTCGCTGTTAGGCAACTTCCTCAGtgtatgtgctcagcaaagattaaACTTCACATtgaaaagttatataactttatcatgtgcagctatataaaggtaattttatttggctggagttctcctttaattcatAACCAAGCTTGCTGCTATGAAAGCCTAACATTAAAAAGAGCGTAAGCCCTCCTTCTTGCAGTAGCCGCTGCTATGGACAAAACTGGGCCACGTGGAGACTCCCTGGCAGCTGTAGTCCCCCagttacaatgctacagacaccGCAGAGTAATGAAATGCTAGATCCTAGCCTCCACAACATGTTTCACACGATCCCAAATGTTTTCACGGAATTGCACAAGGGAATTAGATAATATGGGTAAGATACCCTACATTCACCCCAGGGCACTTTAGAGGGAGTATCCCCTGACACACAGCACCCATGGCACATGGCCTGCCAGTTTCTACCGagctacatacctatatatctaCAATATTATATAATGATGTACAATTATTGataactagctgaatacccggcgttgccggttttccttcctgatccttgttgaggaggaaaataaacataggaggaagcttttgacttcatatcccgtccttatatattgttgtcatatcccaaccccatatcctgtcctcatatcctgacctcctatcccgtcatcatatcccaacctcatatcccatcctcacatctcgtcctcatatcccgacctcctatcccgaattcttatcccaacctcctatcccgtcctcctatcccgtcctcctatcccgtcctcctatccggacctcctatcccgacctcctatcccgacctcctatcccgacctcctatctcgacctcctatcccgacctcctatcccgtagtcctatcccgacctcctatctcgacctcctatcctgacctcctatcccgacctcctatcccgtcctcctatcccatcctcctatcttgacctcctatctcgacctcctatcccatcctcctatcccatcctcctatctc
Above is a genomic segment from Hyla sarda isolate aHylSar1 chromosome 1, aHylSar1.hap1, whole genome shotgun sequence containing:
- the IGFBPL1 gene encoding insulin-like growth factor-binding protein-like 1 → MQHLLFFLPISLFLYQIHDVGATGCGPCVRDTCRPVTCAAPELLTKDDCDCCDRCLSIEGEECGGRDETRARCAPGMVCVSRSSYGSGSSSFSDGTGFCLCEEEGAVCGSDGRTHSSVCALRLHSWRTQSQGKGSVHKVHDGECTFAPVITVAPKKIHNVTGAQVYLSCEVKAVPTPSISWRKVTESPKGIRLFEELPGDRVNVAVQVRGGPSRHESSSWVMIKPLTKEDEGTYQCHATNMVGDAFAEGSIKVTEHSLRRMKKNHHSSSEVIV